The Erigeron canadensis isolate Cc75 chromosome 1, C_canadensis_v1, whole genome shotgun sequence genome segment ATTTCAGATTTGGGTCGACCAGCGGCGCCGGTcttgggctagcggcgctggttggtCGAGGAGCGGCCGCTGGTGAACGTGTAGCGGCGCTGGTTGGCCGGGGAGCGGACACTGGTGAGTATCAGCGGCGCTGGTTAGGTGGCCAGCGgccgctggtggctgctgtcttgCACTTGTGTCTTCGTTTGActcccgaaccacttccttgtgtcttgtaacttcataggcttccttcttgagtcacatgatgtcatttaccctctctcgcatcttccaggaacctgcataatcacatcattcattaagtaccaatagttccggaataatagctcatttaagcatagaaatgaagcctttctttaggggtttttatcacaaaatggacgctcatcacgtgcccaaataaatccagatggttctcgattatatttggtaatcattaattacttatagaatgagaaacataatcgttaaattatgaaatgaccttgatccatattcatatttaacaaggtatcTGAAACAAAGGGATGATAAATGCctcaaccatttaaatatactttaagaaactgtacttaaatatttctgggagcattggcgtgttgctagacgctaaccaatgttattaccttcatttattacgagctcaagtgggagcgattagtatatgatcacgtaaaatgaacgtatgtccagaaatgatttaagcctacggggtcacacgtctcgacacgaatgtaactataattaattaatatagttaatgtaatttattaattaattaaagatcacgaaaaactaatgATCGTCCGTgaaaatgttaatagttaacggtacttaactgacAGACTTAACGGAGGAGAAGATCAAACaattgtttttcacacacaattcaaaaggttttctaaaaccctaaatctttctctctctctctctctctctctctctctctctttcggTTCTAAGGGCCGAAAATCATAACCCTTAGGGTTCTTGGTGATTTCGATCAAAGCAAGGTAAAAGGAGAAGCCAATCGTtgtcggttcgtgatcaagtgcTAGCACACATACATTCTAGTGTCGTGTGTGCAATCATAGagaggttttactttaaaccattcataaagtttcttacttttATCTTCTTCAAATTAAAGTTACACGCTTTATTTCTTGGTTAATTATCTAACTACATAGATCtatcttccgttgcgtgctttctaatttgatttgataaattgttatataacccaacacaTGGTACCCATGCGTTTAGGCGGATAGGGGTTTTCCATGTCACGGTTACCTTGTTTTTGACTCTTGATATGGTCAGTTTGTGTATTACTTCCTTAAATGTTGAGAGTGTTTACTAAAGAAAGGGAGCTATAGAATATGGAAGAAGAAGGGGTAAAGAATAATGAGTGTAgtttaagaaatatataaatttgtcgacttgaatatttttttagttatcaTTTAAAAGGAACAGAACAAAAATGTAAACaaccaaaagtcaaaataaaacatgtaagaagtaaaatttgtatatatcttTAGTACAATTGAAACCTTTTAAttgaaaaagtataaaaattttgttGGATATAATTGTATAAGTCTGAGGTCAAAAGTTTAGGGACTTATATGGAATTATCAAGATGTATTTTAGGCTAAAAGTATTAGTTGTTATAGTGTAGGGGCCAAATGTGTCAATTTAGGCTAATAATAGAAAATGGGATCGGTGTATTGATATAGAGATACACACACATACGGAACATTGTGGGTACCAGACAAAGGGGCTTGACGATTCAAGAAACGGTTACCAGCAAAATTGAAGAGACACGATGGTTTAGGAGATAACCGACTGTGGGCCTATAAATAGATGCGTGTGTATTCGTTTGTAAATGTGTCTTTTACAATGTAACACCTAATAGAAttatatttcttgtttaatctTGTTGTTCGATCCTGTGGATATGGAATATCGATTCTTAACAAATTATACAGAGGGAATAATGGATATCATACACTCGCATCTAAACTACATCAGTTAATACATTCTTGTAGCCCATTAAGAATCTTCTTAGAGATCATTTGATCACCAGAATGATCTTTATTGTATCCATATAACCATATATGCATAACGACGAACAAGTGTGTAATTAAGTGTATTTTGTGCACACGCCGGCACCTTGAGAAGAGACACTTGAGGGATTACTCTGAGCTTGGGAGGTTTGGTTGGAGGATGATTCAGTGAAGAAAACAACATTGTCGTCGTTATCAGCAAATAACTGGAGAGATCGGGGCATTGGAGGCATATTAACTTCCAAAAGCCCATCAAGAATCTGTTCAACTTGACTCATCGCAGGTCTACAGTCTTCATCGTCCTGTATGCACCAACAAGCAACTTTGCATAGTTTTGTGACTTCTTCATCATTTGCCTCCCTTTGCAATCTGGGGTCTATCAGGGTAAGAATATCTACGCCACCTAGTAAAACATTTGCTGCTATCATAGGAAAAAATTTCTTCTTCCCGTCTTGTGATGATTCTGAATTCCGTGTGCCACTTATGAACTCAAAAATCATCATGCCGTAGCTGTAAACATCTGCTTTGGTTGTGATGGGCACTCCGGATAACCATTCTGGTGCCAAGTACCCTCTAGTACCCCTCATCGTTGTCAAAACCCTGCTGAAGTCTCGACCAAGAAGCTTTGCAAGGCCAAAATCCGCAACTTTTGGACATAATTCACCATCTAACAGAATGTTTTCTGGTTTTATATCACAATGGATTATGCAGTCACGACATTTCTCATGGAGATAAACCAGCCCTCTAGATATTCCTAGTGCAATCTGATACCTTGTTTTCCAGTCTAAAAGCTTTTCAGTACCGAATAGATGGGCATCTAGAGATCCATTTGGCATGTAATCATACACTAATAACTTGCTATTACCTTCAGAGCAAAACCCACGAAGGCGTACAAGATTTACATGTTGAATGGTACCAATTGTGCTTACTTCTGTTCTAAACTGCTTCTCTCCCTGGCTTACACTTTCTAGTTTCTTGACTGCCACTACACTAGAATCGGGCAATGTACCTTTGAACACAGACCCGAAACCACCTCCTCCTAACTTGTCAGTGAAATTCTTTGTGGCAGTTTGTAGATCTCTGTAAACAAATGAAACCAGCGTGCCCTCTATTGCTGTTTTGCCAACCCTCTTCTTTCTATGTATCAGAAGCCAAACCAAACCCACAAGTAGCACCACACCAACAGAACCAACAACTGCGCCTATGATAACCCAATTATTCTTCTTTTTAGTTGGAAGATCCTTCTTGGCAACTTTGACGTATAGTTGTATTTCGTTGTTGTTCTCTGAAAGATTCAGGAGTTCCGTATCCCAAATGGAACAACCACTGTCATCATAAGCGTAAGCGCGACAGGAGCAGTTAGTCAAACAAGATCTTTGACATTCTCCAGCATTCCCAATAGCCAAAGAAGTCGAATTGGGAGGCTTTGCGGTGTTCGGATAAGAAATAGGGAGAAACCCATATCTTTCTGAGTTTCGCCCACACTGCAACTCGGTTTTCCTCACACACCCACCGGAGAAATCAGTTATATCCCAATCACTCTGTGATCTAGGTATAAAACCAGTTAAACAGTTGCAAAATGGCAATACACTATCTCTACAAGAACCAAAAGCTCCACAATAATCATAAACCTCACACTGTTGTCTAGGTTGAGACCAAAACAAATTCCATTGTTGTGATTCGGGTAACCATGACAATTGCTTAATCTGACCAGAAACATCCATTATAAATCTCGATATAAGCGCAGGATTATACAACGAATAAGTGAAATAACTCTCGTTTTCATTAGTAACATAgctaaaatcataaatataattcAACCTCATTTCAGGAACTAAACTGAAAATCTTTTGTTGTTCATCCCAAGGTCCACTAGTCCAATATTGTGTACTCCTATTCCATTTAATTATATACTCTTTCTTATTTGGATTTAGCTCTAAAGAAAACAATCCTTCAGCAGGATCATCAGTACTTTTCCATGAAGTAAGAAGTTGTTTTTGTCCATTTTTATAAGTAGCAATTCTAGCACCAGGCAACCAGGTATGAGCCGGAAAATCGAAACTTTGCCAAATATTTTCACTAGAATTTGGCTCATTTCGCAAAACTAAGTTACCCCCATCAAGAAGCACAGCCTCCTTAGAAACTAACAAACTTGATGAGTTGACTCCTGTTGACCATATTGCAACTTTTGATTCATTCAACAAGACAAGATTTCCATCTACTATTTTAAGTTCAGACTTGAATCTATCTGAAACTGGGGTTTTTCTATTTGCTACCCATGCAATGGTCTTAGGGACTGTATTCACCTTTTTATACCATATACCTATATAATATTTAGAAGAATTACCTGGTTTGAAAAAGCCAAGttcaaagttttcatcttttgagATGATTGTTTGATCACCAGATAAAGATTGGTTTGCAGTGATAGTGTCAACTCCAAACGAAGGAGAAATTATTAGAAAGAAAGTGAGTAATGGCAGCAAGAAAGACATCAGAGTGTTGGTGAAACACATGAAGTGAAAGAAGTTTTTTGTAGGTGGGAATTGGGGAAATATTAAAAACTTGTAGTGTGTTTATAACAGATCTATTTCAAAAGATGTGACTTATGTAAGTAGAAAAGTCAAAGTCAGTAAAAAAGAAAGTATAAAATGGGGTTGACAAGTTTATGGAATTAGTCAAGAAATCCAGATTATGCATAATCGGATGGAGGGAATTGCACCAAAAgcaaatacaatttttttttagaacagcaacAATTTTATTATAGCTACTAAAGGTCAAAATAcgaatatacaaaatcaatttctaacaaaaacaaataactttttAGTCTGATTTCTAACAAAAACAATTTCTAAAAGTATCTTTCTAAAGTACAAATAGTCCATAAAAAGTGGTTTGGGTTTGCTATCaaaatatgaaaactaaaattctAACAATAACAATTTTGTAAAATTACATTTCAAAGATGTCATTGGACATTAAAAAATtgcaaacaaaataaataaataaataaattagtctctttctttattttaactttgattattagtttttaaaaaaataacaacctttaaaatattattaaagttattatttgttaactcattatattcatttttaatttcttgaaaTTTAATTAGTTAGAGTTTTAATCCATCATCGACCTCTGGTCTCAATTCCGTCTAAGTATTAATACATCAATTGTGTTTAATAAGTTTAATTTGAATAATTTGCATCGAATCCGAATATAccataatctatatatatagttcacaTTATAAATAACTTTGTGATATATTGATTTAGATCCAGATAATctaatctgaataacccatcaTCCATATGATACATATATGGATAACATTCAtacacgttgtttattaaatgagAAATGAAAAAGAGTACACACAAGATAGAAGATACAATTTTAATAAGTTATGATTTTCCTTATTGGTACAAccatttaaaacttttattttgggTGTTAGGTGGATAGTCTTTAATTTTGAGACAATGACATCCTCATATTTAGGTCTCTAGTGAGAAAAAGGATATTTCACTATCGTGCCTAGTTTTGAGTTATGACTAAAATAACATATCATGCTTAATTCTATTAACAACAAAGACATGTGCACAACAATAACCGTATTCAATCACGACATAAACAAAGTACATCGGAGAGAAGATATTAACAATCTTATTTTAACCAAAAATATGCGAGGATTAAAAACGTTTATACCAAAAGGATTTCTAGCCAACAACAAAGATACGTGCGCAATCTTTAAGATCAAGATGAACACCTCGATTTTGTGGACCTAGTCTGTGTAGATTACGACAGCATGACTTGCGTTTTCTAATCTACATTGAAAACATTCAAGCCCACATTATTTAGCCCAAGAATTAAATCATTTTAGCCCAGGTAAATTAGGTCTAATTTATTTGACATTGTCCAACAATCTTTGGATTAGAA includes the following:
- the LOC122585538 gene encoding G-type lectin S-receptor-like serine/threonine-protein kinase At2g19130, coding for MCFTNTLMSFLLPLLTFFLIISPSFGVDTITANQSLSGDQTIISKDENFELGFFKPGNSSKYYIGIWYKKVNTVPKTIAWVANRKTPVSDRFKSELKIVDGNLVLLNESKVAIWSTGVNSSSLLVSKEAVLLDGGNLVLRNEPNSSENIWQSFDFPAHTWLPGARIATYKNGQKQLLTSWKSTDDPAEGLFSLELNPNKKEYIIKWNRSTQYWTSGPWDEQQKIFSLVPEMRLNYIYDFSYVTNENESYFTYSLYNPALISRFIMDVSGQIKQLSWLPESQQWNLFWSQPRQQCEVYDYCGAFGSCRDSVLPFCNCLTGFIPRSQSDWDITDFSGGCVRKTELQCGRNSERYGFLPISYPNTAKPPNSTSLAIGNAGECQRSCLTNCSCRAYAYDDSGCSIWDTELLNLSENNNEIQLYVKVAKKDLPTKKKNNWVIIGAVVGSVGVVLLVGLVWLLIHRKKRVGKTAIEGTLVSFVYRDLQTATKNFTDKLGGGGFGSVFKGTLPDSSVVAVKKLESVSQGEKQFRTEVSTIGTIQHVNLVRLRGFCSEGNSKLLVYDYMPNGSLDAHLFGTEKLLDWKTRYQIALGISRGLVYLHEKCRDCIIHCDIKPENILLDGELCPKVADFGLAKLLGRDFSRVLTTMRGTRGYLAPEWLSGVPITTKADVYSYGMMIFEFISGTRNSESSQDGKKKFFPMIAANVLLGGVDILTLIDPRLQREANDEEVTKLCKVACWCIQDDEDCRPAMSQVEQILDGLLEVNMPPMPRSLQLFADNDDNVVFFTESSSNQTSQAQSNPSSVSSQGAGVCTKYT